One Stratiformator vulcanicus genomic window, ACGCGAGCAAGCCGCGCAGGGCTTACCGGTTATTCCGATTCTTTCGTCCGAGCAATGTCGACTGCGGTCGCGTGCCCGATTCCGGATCTCATATTAGACGAGGTGAACCGCGTTGATCGCTGACTGCGTACTTCATTCAAAGCATGTTGGTTCGTGATCTATTGCGGCCGCAGAACCTAACCTTCTCCCTCGGCAGAAGGTGCCGAAGGCGGATGAGGGGCGGGTGGGGCGCTCGCGAAACGTCATCGTCGTTCGCTCTTTCGGGCTCGCCCAACGAGCATCAACTCCGCGGCTGGCGAATCAACCGCCGCCGCATCCCCTCACCCCAACCCTCTCCCGAGCGGAGAGGGGCACTGCGTGCCTTCGTGCCTGCGGCAGCAAGGGTTCGGCAAAGGCAACAAAAATGGACACGAGCCGCGCACGAAGTGAGCGGACCGTGTGAGTGATCCGCTTACTACGTGCGCGGCTTGTTGAAGCAATTCATCCTGCGGCAGCAATTACGGGCCTTCTCCTCTGGGGAGAAGGTGGCCGAAGGCCGGATGAGGGGGTGGTGGGGCGCTCGTGAAACGCCATCATGGTTCGCTTTTAAGCCTTGCCCAACGAGCATCAACTCCGCGGCTGGCGAATCAACCGCCGCTGCATCCCCTCGCCCCCAGCCCCTCTCCCGAGAGGAGAGGTGGGAAGGGCGTACCTGCGGGGCGCGTCCACAAAAATTCGCCCTGAGTATCCTTGGCTTGTCGATTCCGTGTTGTTCGAAGGATTCGATCTCGTTGCGACCGACCGCGAGGCCCGCTACGTTGGGCTAATCACGTTCTGGCTCACACGTAATTGCCTCGCCCATGGACACCCTGCTTATTGCCGTCGGTGCGTTTGTTGGCTATCTGATCGCCTACCACACCTACGGGCGTTTTCTGAGCCGAAAGATATTCAACCTCGATGCCGAAGCCAACGTGCCAAGCGTCGCGCTGCGGGATGACAACGACTTCGTGCCGACGCAGCGGCAGGTGATCTTCGGGCACCACTTCACCAGCATCGCCGGCACCGGACCGATCGTCGGGCCGGCCATTGCCGTCTTTTGGGGTTGGCTGCCCGCGCTGCTGTGGGTCTTTTTCGGATCGATCTTCGTTGGAGCGGTCCATGACTTCGGTGCGCTGATTATCTCGATCCGCAACCGCGGTCAGACGCTCGGGGAGGTTGCCGGACGGCTCATCTCCCCACGCGCCCGCGTGTTGTTTCTGCTCGTGCTCTTTCTCGCGCTGACGGTCGTGCTCGCGATCTTCGGGCTGGTGATCGCTGTGATCTTCAAACTCTACCCGTCGTCAGTGCTGAGCGTGTGGCTGTCGATGCCGATCGCGATTGGCATCGGACTGTGGACGCGATCAAAAGGCCACGGGTTGCTGATTCCCTCTTTGATGGCATTGGTTGCCCTTTACGTGGCGATCTACATCGGGGCGTATCACCTGCCGATCGAACTCTCTGGGATTCCAATGATCGGGGCAGCCGACGCCGACGGAGGCTTCTTCAACTCGGTCGTCGTTTGGACGCTCGTGCTGCTCGCCTATTGCGCAGTCGCATCGGTCCTGCCAGTTTGGTTGTTGCTCCAACCGCGAGATTACGTCAATAGCCACCAATTGCTCGTCGCGCTCGTTCTCTTGGGGGGCGGAGCGATTGTGGCCGGGGCGTCGGGTGAGGCGGTGATGAGTACCTCGGCTCCCATGATCGCTGAAGAACTGCCTGCCGGAGCGCCACCGATCTTTCCGTTTCTGTTCATCACGATCGCCTGCGGAGCGTGCAGCGGGTTTCACTGCCTCGTCAGTAGCGGGACAAGCAGCAAACAGGTCGCGTGCGAGCCGGATGCTCAATACGTTGGTTACGGAGCGATGCTGCTCGAAGGCGGACTGGCGGTCCTTGTGATCCTCGCCTGCTGTGCGGGGCTGGGCATGGGGCGGGAAGTCGACGGCACTCGTTTGGTCGGCAACGAAGCTTGGGCGTCGATGTACAGTTCCGACGGGAACTGGGCTCAGTTCGGGCTCGGTCAGAAAGTCGGTGCTTTTATCGAAGGCGGGGCTAATTTTATCGGGGCCTTGGGCATTCCCAACGATTTCGGCATCGCCGTGATCGCTGTTCTCGTGGCGTGTTTTGCCGCGACGACGCTCGACTCGGCCACCCGGCTGCAGCGTTACGTTATTCAGGAACTCGGAGAACCGCTGCGGATTGCCCCGCTGAAGAACAAGTACGTCGCGACTGCCGTTGCGGTCCTGTGCGGCGGGATCGTCGCGCTCATTCCGGCTCCGGGGAAAGCACCGGGCAGTGGCGGACTGATCCTCTGGCCGCTGTTCGGCGCAACGAATCAATTGCTAGCCGGGCTGGCTCTACTAGTACTGACCTTCTACCTGTGGCGCCGCAACAAGCCGATCTGGTTCGTCGTCCCGCCGATGGTGCTGATGCTGATCGTGCCCGCTTGGGCGATGCTCTATCAGGTCTTCATGCAATGGCTGCCGCGAGCGATGGACCCGCAGTTTTCCGACGAAGCATGGATGAATTGGATTTTGTTCGGCTTCGGACTCGCCATTACCGCGTTGCAGATCTGGATGATCGTCGAAGCGATTCTCACCTGGTCACGGGCCAAAGGCGTCTTGGAAGAGCTACTGCCGCCGCTCCCCGAGCGCGACGCCGTCGCTTCGCCCGGTGCATAGGAAAACGAACCGGTAACCAACGGTTCGTTTAGAGAACGTCGTTAATGGTAGTGCCAATCACATCGAATCATCGGAGAGGCCCACAAGCCGCGCACGGAGTAAGCGGACCGTGTGAGTGATCCGCTTACTCCGTGCGCGGCTTGTTGAACCAATTCATCCTGCGGCAGCGATTGCGAGCCTTCTCCTCTCGGGAGAAGGTGGCCGAAGGTCGGATGAGGGGGTGGAGGGGCGCTCGTGAAACGCCATCATGGTTCGCTCTAAAGCCTTGCCCAACGAGCATCAACTCCGCGGCTGGAGGCTCAACCGCCGTCGCATCCCCTCACCCCAACCCTCTCCCGAGCGGAGAGGGGGCACTTTGTGCCGTATGTCGGGTAACAAGCCGCGCACGAAGTAAGCGGACCGTGTGAGTGATCCGCTTACTACGTGCGCGGCTTGTTGAACCAATTCATCCTGCGGCAGCGATTGCGAGCCTTCTCCTCTCGGGAGAAGGTGGCCGAAGGTCGGATGAGGGGGTGGTGGGGCGTTAAACGAAGGGCACTGCTGTTAGCTCTTAATCTCATTTCGAAGAGCATTCTACCGCCGCAATCCATCAAACCGCTGCCGCATCCCCTCACCCCAACCCTCTCCCGAGCGGAGAGGGGGCACTGCGTGCCTTTGTGCCTGCGGCAGCAAGGGTTCGGCAAAGTCATCAATAGCCGACACAAGCCGCGCAAAATAAGCGGACCGTGAGAGCGACCCGCTTACTTCGTGCGCGGCTTGTCACGCTACGCGGCGATGAGTTCTCGAACGGGTTCGGTTGATGCCGCTTCAGCCCGCTGTCCGGCCAACCGGACGAGGCCTTCATCAACCATCGGCAGGGCCAGATTGAGCAGGTTCCGGACGCGTTTGCTGTTGAGCCCGGTCTCTCCGGCTCCGAACCCCGCGGCTCGGGTCGTCAGTGTCGGACCCGGTGTGATCTCCGGAGCCGGTAGTTGAAACACATCGGCCAAAGTTCGAGCGAAGTCGGCAAAGCTGCACCGTTCGGCTCCGCCGAGGTGGAGCGTGCCGGTCAATTCTTCTTCGATGGCCCGCGCGATCATGTCGGCCAGATCGGTTGCCAGAATCGGTGTCGCGTGACGGACGGCGTCGAGATGTTCGGTTCGCCCGCGGCTCAAATCGTCGACTAAAGTTTCGACGTAGCCGTTCCCGTCGGGAGACCAGCCGTAGGCATGGGTTCGCACAATCAACGACTCCGGAAGGACTCGACGAACGAGGTCTTCCATTTCCACGATCAGCCGGGCTTCGCGGCTGGTGCAGCGGTTCGGCGAATTTTCTTCGTGAAACAGACGAGGTCCGGTGAAGACCGCGTCGGAAGAGACAAACGTCAGTCGAACCGACTCGTCGTGTGCGGCGCGAAGCCAGATCCGAAGTGTATTCGCGTCGTCGGAAGTCAGTTCGGTGCGTGCCCAACAGCTTTCGGCTGCCGCGCCACAATAGATGATTTGTGAAGCTCCGCTCGCCGCGATCACATCGCGAGCGATCTCAACCGCGACCGTCGTCGAATAGGCGTCCTGCTCTTCGTCCGACAGATGCGTCGGCACAACGAGCGGGCGGGCAGAAACTCGAGTTTGATCGGCCAGTCCGGCGGCGAGATTCGCGCCGGTTGTGAATTCGCTGCCCAGTACCAAAATATCGTCCACGCCAGCCTCCGTGCTCGCGTCCTGCGGGTCAGTCCAATCTGCTGCGTCCCGGCGGTTCGCACCGGGGCGGCGACTATAGGAGGCCAACGATGCCGAAGCCAAGGCCAATTTGTGAGAGGCGTTTAGGTGAGAGGTGATGGGTGAGAGGTGATGGGTGCCGCATTCATTCCGCTTCTCGCTTCTCACTT contains:
- a CDS encoding carbon starvation CstA family protein; the encoded protein is MDTLLIAVGAFVGYLIAYHTYGRFLSRKIFNLDAEANVPSVALRDDNDFVPTQRQVIFGHHFTSIAGTGPIVGPAIAVFWGWLPALLWVFFGSIFVGAVHDFGALIISIRNRGQTLGEVAGRLISPRARVLFLLVLFLALTVVLAIFGLVIAVIFKLYPSSVLSVWLSMPIAIGIGLWTRSKGHGLLIPSLMALVALYVAIYIGAYHLPIELSGIPMIGAADADGGFFNSVVVWTLVLLAYCAVASVLPVWLLLQPRDYVNSHQLLVALVLLGGGAIVAGASGEAVMSTSAPMIAEELPAGAPPIFPFLFITIACGACSGFHCLVSSGTSSKQVACEPDAQYVGYGAMLLEGGLAVLVILACCAGLGMGREVDGTRLVGNEAWASMYSSDGNWAQFGLGQKVGAFIEGGANFIGALGIPNDFGIAVIAVLVACFAATTLDSATRLQRYVIQELGEPLRIAPLKNKYVATAVAVLCGGIVALIPAPGKAPGSGGLILWPLFGATNQLLAGLALLVLTFYLWRRNKPIWFVVPPMVLMLIVPAWAMLYQVFMQWLPRAMDPQFSDEAWMNWILFGFGLAITALQIWMIVEAILTWSRAKGVLEELLPPLPERDAVASPGA
- a CDS encoding sugar nucleotide-binding protein, translating into MDDILVLGSEFTTGANLAAGLADQTRVSARPLVVPTHLSDEEQDAYSTTVAVEIARDVIAASGASQIIYCGAAAESCWARTELTSDDANTLRIWLRAAHDESVRLTFVSSDAVFTGPRLFHEENSPNRCTSREARLIVEMEDLVRRVLPESLIVRTHAYGWSPDGNGYVETLVDDLSRGRTEHLDAVRHATPILATDLADMIARAIEEELTGTLHLGGAERCSFADFARTLADVFQLPAPEITPGPTLTTRAAGFGAGETGLNSKRVRNLLNLALPMVDEGLVRLAGQRAEAASTEPVRELIAA